A genomic segment from Excalfactoria chinensis isolate bCotChi1 chromosome 15, bCotChi1.hap2, whole genome shotgun sequence encodes:
- the LOC140259256 gene encoding BPI fold-containing family B member 4-like has translation MLTALNIAVLFTLLSPSLSQLPTDAVLRLNKGVLSDALAGSLQHGAVLQGALRDLPISRMDGSRVLQDSHGGGLLGGGGLLGGLLGGGGLLGGLTGGGGLLGGLTGGLLGGGAAEGQGALLGDGGPHGTAGILGGGLLGVLGDGGLLSTVQGLTGLRIVELTLPRVSLRLLPGIGLHLNLYTRVALNGRSLLGLLDITVEVNITAQVRLTMDGTGYPRLVVEKCNTLLGGIKVRLLRGLLPIVDNLLAGVLNRLLPNLLCPVLDVALGLVNDQLGLVNSLVPLGLLGSIQYTVSSLPLVTSQFLEVDLNTVVGRVAGGLVDYPLGRPERVSIPPRVPMPPLPPMPDTSSSQLGLSVNFLSSVLAALQKEGALDLDISNAMFPELPPLTTSTLGALVPVVLKTYPEPCDLLLKITVPKAPVVTFKKDKAAIQLKATAEVVATHSADMQEFLCLLNIDASLLAQFAVEANKLKISAGLEKTELSLVSSSIGDFDISLLETLINKVFDAAFLPALNAVLGHGVPLPRLLNIDFTNADIYVIEDLLVLSV, from the exons ATGCTGACTGCTCTGAATATCGCCGTGCTCTTCaccctgctgtccccatccctgagCCAGCTGCCCACAGACGCTGTCCTCCGCCTCAACAAAGGTGTTCTGAGTGATG CTCTTGCAGGTTCCCTGCAACACGGCGCAGTCCTGCAAGGAGCCCTCAGAGATCTGCCCATCAGCAGGATGGATGGAAGCAGAGTGCTGCAGGATAGCCACGGAGGGGGCCTCCTGGGCGGTGGGGGGCTGCTTGGTGGCCTGCTGGGCGgtggggggctgctgggggggcTGACAGGTGGTGGGGGGCTGCTTGGGGGCCTGACGGGTGGCCTGCTAGGTGGAG GTGCGGCAGAGGGGCAGGGGGCTCTGCTGGGTGATGGAGGCCCCCACGGCACAGCTGGTATCCTTGGAGGAGGCTTGCTGGGTGTCCTTGGGGACGGAGGCCTGCTCAGCACGGTGCAGGGGCTCACGGG GCTGAGGATCGTGGAGCTGACACTGCCCAGGGTGTCCCTGCGGCTCCTGCCCGGCATCGGCCTCCACCTCAACCTCTACACACGGGTGGCACTGAATGGCAGAAG CCTCCTGGGTCTGCTGGACATCACCGTGGAAGTGAACATCACCGCACAGGTTCGGCTGACCATGGACGGCACCGGCTACCCCAGACTGGTGGTGGAAAAATGCAACACGCTCCTTGGAGGCATTAAAGTCAGACTGCTGAGAGG cCTGCTCCCAATTGTGGATAATTTACTGGCTGGTGTCCTCAATAGACTTCTTCCTAATCTG ctctgcccagtACTTGATGTTGCCCTGGGACTTGTCAATGATCAACTGGGGCTGGTCAACT CACTGGTGCCACTGGGGTTGCTGGGCAGTATCCAGTACACTGTGTCCAGCCTGCCGCTGGTGACCAGCCAGTTCCTTGAAGTAGACCTGAAT ACTGTGGTCGGACGAGTAGCAGGAGGTCTGGTCGATTACCCATTGGGAAGACCAGAAAGGGTTTCCATACCTCCACGGGTCCCCATGCCGCCTCTGCCACCGATGCCAGACACCAGCTCCTCCCAGCTGGGCCTATCTGTGAACTtcctcagctcagtgctggctgcctTGCAGAAGGAAGGAGCCCTGGACCTGGACATCTCCAACGCTATG TTTCCTGAGCTTCCACCACTGACAACGTCGACTCTTGGAGCCCTGGTTCCTGTG GTTCTTAAGACATACCCTGAGCCGTGTGACTTGCTGTTGAAAATCACAGTCCCCAAAGCACCCGTGGTGACCTTCAAGAAAGATAAAGCTGCCATCCAGCTCAAGGCTACAGCAGAGGTGGTGGCCACACACTCAGCCGACATGCAGGAGTTTCTCTGCCTTCTGAATATT GATGCGTCCTTGCTGGCTCAGTTTGCTGTTGAGGCCAACAAACTGAAGATCAGTGCTGGCCTTGAGAA aacTGAGCTCTCCTTGGTGTCTTCATCCATTGGTGATTTTGAT ATCTCGCTGCTGGAGACACTGATCAACAAGGTCTTTGatgctgccttcctgcctgccttgaATG ctgtgctgggccatGGGGTGCCGCTTCCACGCCTGCTGAACATCGACTTCACCAACGCTGACATCTACGTCATTGAG GACCTCCTCGTGCTGTCGGTGTGA